From one Streptomyces sp. Q6 genomic stretch:
- a CDS encoding ABC transporter substrate-binding protein, with amino-acid sequence MRRSSLAAVAAIGSVSLLLAGCSKADDGNDDSNTKSAGADAATKKVVNASTKKGGTVTYAMSDVPDSFDPGNTYYAYMYNFSRLYARPLMTFNPAPGEEGNKLVPDLAAEPGKSSDGGKTWTYKLRSGLEYQDGSKITSKDVKYAVERSNFARDVLSLGPNYFQQFMEGGDKYKGPYKDKSDKGLASIETPDDNTIVFHLNRAFQEFDYLVATPQTAPVPKAKDDGIDYVKHIVSSGSYQFQSYQEGKQVVLVRNKNFDPKTDPLRKQYPDKIVVNLKVNQSTIDKDLQSGDTLIDLQGKGVEAQTQAQLVGDPKKKANTDNTYGGRLVYAAINTKLKPFTNVECRKAVEYAVDKVSVQTVEGGDIRGDIATTVLPPDITGYEKADTYATSGNKGDVAKAKDALKACGEKKISTTITARSDRQEEVDAATAIIASLKKVGIDASLKQYPSGKYFTDYAGVPKFNQKNKVGIMMMQWGADWPSGYGFLQQIVNSKAIGQSGNTALSELEDKQVDKWLDEAIASPDEATRNKLYAQIDKRVMEQAALVPLTYFKVLLYRSPYATNLVSTAAFSGQYDYLNIGTTKK; translated from the coding sequence ATGCGAAGGTCATCACTCGCCGCGGTAGCGGCCATAGGCAGCGTCAGCCTGCTGCTTGCCGGCTGCAGCAAGGCCGACGACGGCAACGACGACAGCAACACCAAGTCCGCCGGGGCGGACGCCGCCACGAAGAAGGTCGTCAACGCGTCGACCAAGAAGGGCGGCACGGTCACCTACGCGATGTCGGACGTCCCCGACTCGTTCGACCCGGGCAACACGTACTACGCGTACATGTACAACTTCAGCCGGCTCTACGCGCGCCCGCTGATGACGTTCAACCCCGCCCCGGGCGAGGAGGGCAACAAGCTGGTCCCCGACCTCGCGGCGGAGCCCGGCAAGTCCTCGGACGGCGGCAAGACCTGGACGTACAAGCTGCGTTCGGGCCTGGAGTACCAGGACGGCTCGAAGATCACGTCCAAGGACGTGAAGTACGCCGTCGAGCGCTCCAACTTCGCGCGTGACGTGCTGTCGCTCGGCCCGAACTACTTCCAGCAGTTCATGGAGGGCGGCGACAAGTACAAGGGCCCGTACAAGGACAAGAGCGACAAGGGCCTGGCCTCCATCGAGACGCCGGACGACAACACGATCGTCTTCCATCTCAACCGCGCCTTCCAGGAGTTCGACTACCTGGTGGCCACGCCGCAGACCGCGCCGGTGCCGAAGGCCAAGGACGACGGCATCGACTACGTCAAGCACATCGTCTCCTCCGGCTCGTACCAGTTCCAGAGCTACCAGGAGGGCAAGCAGGTCGTCCTGGTCCGCAACAAGAACTTCGACCCGAAGACGGACCCGCTGCGCAAGCAGTACCCGGACAAGATCGTCGTCAACCTGAAGGTCAACCAGTCGACGATCGACAAGGACCTCCAGTCCGGCGACACCCTGATCGACCTCCAGGGCAAGGGCGTCGAGGCGCAGACCCAGGCCCAGCTCGTCGGTGACCCGAAGAAGAAGGCGAACACCGACAACACCTACGGTGGCCGTCTCGTCTACGCGGCGATCAACACCAAGCTGAAGCCCTTCACCAACGTCGAGTGCCGCAAGGCCGTCGAGTACGCGGTGGACAAGGTCTCGGTCCAGACCGTCGAGGGCGGCGACATCCGCGGTGACATCGCCACCACGGTCCTGCCGCCGGACATCACCGGTTACGAGAAGGCCGACACGTACGCCACCTCCGGCAACAAGGGTGACGTCGCCAAGGCCAAGGACGCCCTGAAGGCCTGCGGCGAGAAGAAGATCAGCACCACGATCACCGCGCGCAGCGACCGTCAGGAAGAGGTCGACGCCGCGACCGCGATCATCGCGTCGCTCAAGAAGGTCGGCATCGACGCCAGCCTGAAGCAGTACCCCTCGGGCAAGTACTTCACCGACTACGCCGGTGTCCCGAAGTTCAACCAGAAGAACAAGGTCGGCATCATGATGATGCAGTGGGGTGCCGACTGGCCGTCCGGCTACGGCTTCCTCCAGCAGATCGTGAACAGCAAGGCGATCGGCCAGTCCGGCAACACCGCGCTCTCGGAGCTCGAGGACAAGCAGGTCGACAAGTGGCTGGACGAGGCCATCGCCTCGCCCGACGAGGCCACGCGCAACAAGCTCTACGCGCAGATCGACAAGCGGGTCATGGAGCAGGCGGCCCTCGTTCCGCTGACCTACTTCAAGGTGCTCCTGTACCGGTCGCCGTACGCCACCAACCTGGTGTCCACGGCCGCCTTCAGCGGTCAGTACGACTACCTCAACATCGGCACCACGAAGAAGTAG
- a CDS encoding M1 family metallopeptidase: MALSRSARLAALTVAAASFCLIAASPAPTPGSDGIGDPYFPQLGNGGFDARHYALDVAYDPDTDRLDGRTTLTARATQNLSSFDLDLQKLTVTKIEVNGRRAGFTRTGDEIVVTPRTALRKGNTFTVAVTYGGVPEALSGPIVFGSDYGWMKTPDGVFVACEPNAASTWFPSSDHPADKATYDIRIKAPKGLTGVSNGRLVGTYDTKDGASTVHHWRETKPMATYLATATIGTFDVKTGTTPGGTPIYVAIDPVLAGSNSVDVYAVTAEATDYWSQVFGPYPFEETGAIVDDMPQAGFSLETQSKPIYSAVRSESTIVHELAHQWFGDSVSVEQWKNIWLNEGFATYAQWLWSEHKGVRSAHDSFQAGYDSRPATSTFWQTKIGDPQRDTMFVSAVYQRGAMTLQMLRERIGDKAFFKLLPDWTRLNRYGNANTDDFIALAERVSGQQLDDLFDTWLFTTGKPSL; encoded by the coding sequence ATGGCACTCTCCCGTTCGGCACGCCTGGCCGCCCTCACCGTCGCGGCCGCATCCTTCTGCCTGATCGCCGCCTCGCCCGCCCCCACCCCCGGCTCCGACGGCATCGGCGACCCGTACTTCCCGCAGCTCGGCAACGGCGGCTTCGACGCCCGCCACTACGCCCTCGACGTGGCGTACGACCCCGACACGGACCGCCTCGACGGCCGCACGACCCTCACCGCGCGTGCCACCCAGAACCTCTCCTCCTTCGACCTCGACCTCCAGAAGCTGACGGTCACGAAGATCGAGGTGAACGGCAGACGCGCCGGGTTCACGCGCACCGGCGACGAGATCGTCGTCACGCCCCGCACCGCGCTGCGCAAGGGCAACACCTTCACCGTCGCCGTCACCTACGGCGGCGTCCCCGAAGCGCTCAGCGGCCCCATCGTCTTCGGCTCCGACTACGGCTGGATGAAGACCCCCGACGGCGTCTTCGTCGCGTGCGAACCGAACGCCGCCTCCACCTGGTTCCCGTCCAGCGACCACCCCGCCGACAAGGCCACGTACGACATCAGGATCAAGGCGCCCAAGGGCCTGACCGGTGTCTCGAACGGCCGGCTCGTCGGCACGTACGACACCAAGGACGGCGCCTCGACCGTCCACCACTGGCGCGAGACGAAGCCCATGGCGACCTATCTCGCGACCGCGACCATCGGTACGTTCGACGTGAAGACCGGCACGACCCCGGGCGGCACGCCCATCTACGTGGCCATCGACCCGGTCCTCGCGGGCAGCAACAGCGTCGACGTGTACGCGGTGACCGCCGAGGCCACCGACTACTGGTCGCAGGTCTTCGGCCCGTACCCCTTCGAGGAGACGGGCGCGATCGTCGACGACATGCCGCAGGCCGGGTTCTCCCTGGAGACCCAGTCCAAGCCCATCTACTCCGCCGTCCGCTCCGAGTCGACGATCGTGCACGAGCTGGCCCACCAGTGGTTCGGCGACTCCGTCTCCGTCGAGCAGTGGAAGAACATCTGGCTCAACGAGGGCTTCGCCACCTACGCGCAGTGGCTGTGGTCCGAGCACAAGGGCGTCCGCTCCGCCCACGACTCGTTCCAGGCGGGCTACGACTCCCGCCCCGCCACGTCCACGTTCTGGCAGACGAAGATCGGTGACCCGCAGCGCGACACGATGTTCGTCTCCGCCGTCTACCAGCGCGGCGCGATGACGCTCCAGATGCTGCGCGAGCGCATCGGCGACAAGGCGTTCTTCAAACTGCTGCCGGACTGGACGCGCCTGAACCGCTACGGCAACGCGAACACGGACGACTTCATCGCCCTCGCCGAGCGGGTCTCCGGGCAGCAGCTCGACGATCTCTTCGACACCTGGCTGTTCACCACGGGCAAGCCGAGTCTGTAG
- a CDS encoding ABC transporter permease — translation MTAPIETTPAAADAQPEAVLAGAGAARIEGRSLGRIAWNRFKRDKVAVVGGVVVILLVLIAVLARPLQHLLGLDPNEFHQDLIDPNTSLPKGGWGGMSVDHPLGVEPKFGRDILARILEGSWVSLVVAFGATILSNVIGAILGVVAGYYGGRVDTVISRLMDTFLAFPLLLFAISISATLQGGAFGLDGLPLHICVLIFVIGFFNWPYLGRIVRGQTLALREREFVDAARGMGARGPYILFRELLPNLVGPIIVYSTLLIPTNIIFEASLSFLGVGIQPPQASWGGMLSQAVNFFQVDPQYMIVPGLAIFVTVLAFNLLGDGLRDALDPRSR, via the coding sequence GTGACCGCACCGATCGAGACCACCCCAGCAGCGGCCGACGCACAGCCTGAGGCGGTGCTGGCCGGAGCCGGGGCAGCGCGCATCGAGGGCCGTTCGCTCGGCCGGATCGCCTGGAACCGCTTCAAGCGGGACAAGGTCGCGGTCGTCGGTGGCGTCGTCGTCATCCTCCTGGTGCTCATCGCCGTGCTGGCCCGCCCGCTCCAGCACCTCCTCGGCCTCGACCCGAACGAGTTCCACCAGGACCTCATCGACCCCAACACGTCGCTCCCCAAGGGCGGTTGGGGCGGCATGAGTGTCGATCACCCACTGGGCGTGGAGCCGAAGTTCGGCCGTGACATCCTCGCCCGCATCCTGGAAGGCTCCTGGGTCTCGCTCGTCGTGGCCTTCGGCGCCACCATCCTGTCGAACGTGATCGGCGCCATCCTGGGCGTCGTCGCCGGGTACTACGGCGGCCGCGTGGACACCGTCATCAGCCGCCTGATGGACACCTTCCTCGCGTTCCCGCTGCTGCTGTTCGCGATCTCCATCTCCGCGACGCTCCAGGGCGGTGCCTTCGGTCTCGACGGGCTGCCGCTGCACATCTGCGTACTGATCTTCGTCATCGGCTTCTTCAACTGGCCGTACCTGGGCCGGATCGTGCGCGGCCAGACGCTGGCGCTGCGCGAGCGAGAGTTCGTCGACGCCGCCCGCGGCATGGGCGCGCGCGGCCCGTACATCCTGTTCCGCGAGCTGCTGCCCAACCTGGTCGGGCCGATCATCGTCTACTCGACGCTGCTCATCCCGACGAACATCATTTTCGAGGCGTCGCTCAGCTTCCTCGGCGTCGGCATCCAGCCGCCGCAGGCGTCGTGGGGCGGAATGCTCAGCCAGGCCGTCAACTTCTTCCAGGTCGACCCGCAGTACATGATCGTCCCGGGCCTCGCCATCTTCGTCACCGTACTGGCGTTCAACCTGCTCGGTGACGGTCTCCGCGACGCTCTCGACCCGCGCAGCCGTTGA
- a CDS encoding TIGR03086 family metal-binding protein → MSTRTGERGPDPRPLFDRATAQATRLVAAARPARFTDPTPCREFDVRRLISHLVGVTRRIAVVGEGGDGLAVAPFADTVADEALAVAYEDARAAALRAWRDDARLDAEVAVPWGNVPGRAALAGYVMETVTHTWDLWEALGRPGTLDPELAGFALGVARTVLPAERRGPDVPFGATVAAPERADTYGELAAWLGRSPLGEKN, encoded by the coding sequence ATCTCGACCCGGACCGGAGAGCGCGGTCCCGACCCACGCCCCCTCTTCGACCGGGCCACCGCCCAGGCGACCCGGCTCGTCGCCGCGGCACGGCCGGCCCGCTTCACCGACCCCACGCCCTGTAGGGAGTTCGACGTTCGGCGGCTGATCTCGCACCTCGTCGGGGTCACGCGGCGGATCGCGGTCGTCGGGGAGGGCGGCGACGGGCTCGCCGTGGCCCCGTTCGCCGACACGGTCGCCGACGAGGCGCTCGCGGTCGCGTACGAGGACGCCCGCGCGGCCGCGCTCAGGGCCTGGCGGGACGACGCCCGCCTGGACGCCGAGGTCGCCGTCCCCTGGGGCAACGTGCCGGGGCGGGCGGCGCTCGCCGGGTACGTGATGGAGACGGTCACCCACACCTGGGACCTGTGGGAGGCGCTCGGCCGTCCCGGCACCCTGGACCCGGAGCTCGCCGGCTTCGCGCTCGGCGTGGCCCGCACGGTGCTCCCGGCCGAGCGGCGCGGCCCCGACGTACCGTTCGGCGCGACCGTCGCCGCGCCCGAGCGGGCGGACACCTACGGGGAGTTGGCGGCCTGGCTGGGCCGCAGCCCCCTCGGCGAGAAGAACTAG
- a CDS encoding trimeric intracellular cation channel family protein, translating to MLEELFTPSVQHWLDLIGIFVFAISGALMAVRKNWDVFGIAALAEATALGGGLFRDLVIGAVPPAAFTDLGYFITPLFAAALVFFLHPEVERTQTAVNIFDAAGLGLFCVTGTTKAYDYGLGLTASAALGLATAVGGGVARDIIANEVPSLVRWDRDLYAVPAMVGAAIVVLCIRFDALTGVTSGIAVVVAFVLRLLAMRYHWRAPRAWNRRSTAVEVTEETP from the coding sequence GTGCTTGAGGAACTCTTCACCCCCTCCGTCCAGCATTGGCTCGACCTCATCGGGATCTTCGTCTTCGCGATCTCCGGTGCCCTGATGGCGGTCCGCAAGAACTGGGACGTCTTCGGCATCGCCGCGCTCGCCGAGGCCACCGCGCTGGGCGGAGGGCTGTTCCGCGACCTGGTCATCGGCGCGGTGCCGCCCGCCGCGTTCACCGACCTCGGCTACTTCATCACCCCGCTGTTCGCCGCCGCCCTCGTCTTCTTCCTGCACCCCGAGGTCGAGCGCACCCAGACGGCCGTGAACATCTTCGACGCGGCGGGCCTCGGCCTGTTCTGCGTCACCGGCACGACGAAGGCGTACGACTACGGCCTCGGCCTCACCGCATCGGCGGCCCTCGGCCTCGCCACGGCCGTCGGCGGCGGTGTGGCGCGCGACATCATCGCCAACGAGGTGCCGTCGCTCGTCCGCTGGGACCGCGACCTCTACGCCGTCCCGGCCATGGTCGGCGCCGCGATCGTCGTCCTGTGCATCCGCTTCGACGCCCTGACCGGCGTCACCAGCGGCATCGCGGTCGTCGTCGCCTTCGTCCTGCGGCTCCTCGCGATGCGCTACCACTGGCGCGCCCCGCGCGCCTGGAACCGCAGGTCGACGGCGGTCGAGGTGACGGAGGAGACGCCGTAG
- a CDS encoding dipeptide ABC transporter ATP-binding protein, with amino-acid sequence MDEKKTADIPAQATSPEDRDVLLEVKGLVKHFPIKKGVLQRTVAAVKAVDGIDFQVRRGETLGVVGESGCGKSTMGRVITRLLEPTGGSIEFEGKDITHLKSGGMRPLRRDIQMIFQDPYGSLNPRHTIGSIVSAPFRLQGETPEGGVKKEVQRLLELVGLNPEHFNRYPHEFSGGQRQRIGIARALALKPKLVVADEPVSALDVSIQAQVVNLLDDLQDELGLTYVIIAHDLSVIRHVSDRIAVMYLGKIVELADRNDLYASPMHPYTKALLSAVPVPDPKRRGAKSERILLRGDVPSPISPPSGCRFHTRCWKATDICATQEPPLLQLASGHQVACHHPENAADQAPEDTKLLSVAKEAAIDVITVPSTPEAVAEPEAVAEPEAVTEPEAVVEPEAVATSEAPAETAAEPEAASEPEAAAQPEPASEPESASESESDSVSSEPESEPASAPEPEPAGEPASEPEPEPAAEADKK; translated from the coding sequence GTGGACGAGAAGAAGACGGCCGACATCCCCGCCCAGGCGACCTCGCCCGAGGACCGGGACGTGCTGCTCGAGGTCAAGGGCCTCGTCAAGCACTTCCCGATCAAGAAGGGCGTGCTGCAGCGGACGGTTGCCGCGGTGAAGGCCGTCGACGGCATCGACTTCCAGGTCAGGCGCGGCGAGACGCTCGGCGTCGTCGGCGAGTCCGGCTGCGGCAAGTCGACGATGGGCCGGGTCATCACGCGGCTGCTCGAACCGACCGGCGGGTCGATCGAGTTCGAGGGCAAGGACATCACGCATCTGAAGTCCGGCGGCATGCGTCCGCTGCGCCGCGACATCCAGATGATCTTCCAGGACCCGTACGGCTCGCTGAACCCGCGCCACACCATCGGCTCGATCGTCTCGGCGCCGTTCCGGCTCCAGGGCGAGACGCCCGAGGGCGGCGTGAAGAAGGAGGTCCAGCGCCTCCTGGAGCTGGTCGGCCTGAACCCGGAGCACTTCAACCGCTACCCGCACGAGTTCTCCGGCGGTCAGCGCCAGCGCATCGGCATCGCCCGCGCGCTGGCCCTCAAGCCGAAGCTCGTGGTCGCGGACGAGCCGGTCTCGGCGCTCGACGTCTCCATCCAGGCGCAGGTCGTCAACCTCCTCGACGATCTCCAGGACGAGCTCGGTCTCACGTACGTGATCATCGCGCACGACCTCTCGGTCATCCGGCACGTCTCGGACCGGATCGCCGTGATGTACCTGGGCAAGATCGTGGAGCTCGCCGACCGCAACGACCTGTACGCGTCGCCGATGCACCCGTACACGAAGGCGCTGCTGTCCGCCGTCCCGGTCCCGGACCCCAAGCGGCGCGGTGCCAAGAGCGAGCGCATCCTGCTGCGCGGCGACGTCCCCTCGCCGATCTCCCCGCCCTCCGGCTGCCGTTTCCACACGCGCTGCTGGAAGGCGACGGACATCTGCGCGACCCAGGAGCCGCCGCTGCTCCAGCTCGCGTCCGGTCACCAGGTGGCCTGCCACCACCCGGAGAACGCGGCGGACCAGGCCCCCGAGGACACCAAGCTGCTCTCGGTGGCCAAGGAGGCGGCGATCGACGTGATCACGGTCCCGTCGACGCCGGAAGCGGTGGCGGAACCGGAAGCGGTGGCCGAGCCGGAAGCGGTGACCGAACCGGAAGCGGTGGTGGAACCGGAAGCGGTGGCTACGTCGGAGGCCCCGGCCGAGACGGCCGCTGAGCCCGAGGCCGCGTCCGAGCCGGAGGCGGCGGCTCAGCCGGAGCCGGCGTCGGAGCCGGAGTCGGCGTCGGAGTCGGAGTCGGATTCGGTGTCTTCGGAACCGGAGTCCGAGCCGGCCTCCGCGCCCGAGCCCGAGCCCGCCGGCGAGCCGGCCTCCGAGCCCGAGCCCGAGCCCGCTGCCGAGGCCGACAAGAAGTAG
- a CDS encoding ABC transporter permease codes for MISYIIRRLIAAVILLLVVTAVTFAIFFLLPRLAGQTADQLAQQYIGKSPSAADIAAVKHNLGLDQPVYLQYWHFIKGIVSGASYQFGPTTLHCDAPCFGYSFKNHIPVWPELTDRLPTTVSLIVGAAVLWLLSGVAVGVISALKPGSIFDRTFMGIALAGVSMPIFFTGQLALLLFTYQWPIFGRTYVPFTENPAQWANTLFPAWCSLALLYSAIYARLTRSGMLETMNEDFIRTARAKGLPERTVVGRHGLRAALTPIITVFGMDIGLLFGGAVLTEKVFSLHGIGEYAVQGITDNDLPKVLGVTLLAAFFVVLCNLLVDLLYAAADPRVRLS; via the coding sequence GTGATCTCGTACATCATCCGCCGACTGATCGCGGCAGTGATCCTGCTGCTGGTCGTCACGGCGGTCACTTTTGCAATCTTCTTCCTGCTGCCACGGCTCGCCGGCCAGACCGCCGACCAGCTCGCGCAGCAGTACATCGGCAAGAGCCCCTCGGCCGCCGACATCGCGGCCGTCAAGCACAACCTGGGACTCGACCAGCCGGTCTACCTCCAGTACTGGCACTTCATCAAGGGGATCGTCTCCGGGGCCTCGTACCAGTTCGGCCCCACCACGCTGCACTGCGACGCGCCGTGCTTCGGCTACTCGTTCAAGAACCACATTCCTGTGTGGCCCGAACTCACCGACCGGCTGCCGACCACTGTGTCGCTCATCGTCGGCGCCGCGGTGCTCTGGCTGCTCTCCGGTGTGGCGGTCGGTGTGATCTCGGCGCTCAAGCCCGGATCCATCTTCGACCGTACGTTCATGGGTATCGCCCTCGCGGGCGTCTCGATGCCCATCTTCTTCACCGGTCAGCTGGCGCTGCTGCTCTTCACCTACCAGTGGCCGATCTTCGGCCGCACCTATGTCCCCTTCACCGAGAACCCGGCGCAGTGGGCCAACACGCTGTTCCCAGCGTGGTGTTCGCTCGCGCTGCTGTACTCCGCCATCTACGCCCGGCTCACCCGCTCGGGCATGCTGGAGACGATGAACGAGGACTTCATCCGCACCGCGCGCGCCAAGGGCCTGCCCGAGCGCACCGTGGTCGGACGGCACGGCCTGCGGGCCGCGCTGACCCCCATCATCACGGTCTTCGGCATGGACATCGGGCTGCTGTTCGGCGGTGCCGTGCTCACCGAGAAGGTCTTCTCGCTGCACGGCATCGGCGAGTACGCGGTGCAGGGCATCACCGACAACGACCTGCCGAAGGTGCTCGGCGTGACCCTGCTCGCCGCGTTCTTCGTCGTCCTGTGCAACCTTCTGGTGGACCTTCTCTACGCCGCCGCCGACCCGCGGGTGAGGCTCTCGTGA
- a CDS encoding ABC transporter ATP-binding protein, whose protein sequence is MTELSKTGAAVGEPVSSTPAPTSFLEVRDLKVHFPTDDGLVKSVDGLSFSLEKGETLSIVGESGSGKSVTSLAIMGLHRLGARGKNVQMSGEIWLDGKELISAAPDDVRRLRGRDMAMIFQDPLSAMHPYYTIGNQIVEAYRIHNDVSKKVARRRAVELLDRVGIPEPAKRVDSYPHEFSGGMRQRAMIAMSLANNPQLLIADEPTTALDVTVQAQILDLIRDLQQEFESAVVLITHDLGVVAEIADQVLVMYGGRCVERGPVHEVFEVPQHPYTWGLLGSMPRIDRQQTDRLVPVKGQPPSLINVPSGCAFHPRCPYADVPKGGVTRTERPELRLADGGHYSACHLSPEDRTRIWTEEIAPKL, encoded by the coding sequence GTGACCGAACTGTCCAAAACCGGCGCGGCCGTCGGCGAGCCCGTGAGCAGCACGCCCGCGCCCACCTCGTTCCTCGAGGTGCGCGACCTGAAGGTGCACTTCCCGACCGACGACGGCCTCGTGAAGTCCGTCGACGGGCTGAGCTTCTCCCTGGAGAAGGGCGAGACGCTCTCCATCGTCGGCGAGTCCGGCTCCGGCAAGTCGGTCACGTCGCTGGCGATCATGGGCCTGCACCGGCTCGGCGCCCGCGGCAAGAACGTGCAGATGTCCGGTGAGATCTGGCTCGACGGCAAGGAACTGATCTCCGCCGCCCCGGACGACGTGCGCAGGCTGCGCGGCCGGGACATGGCGATGATCTTCCAGGATCCGCTGTCGGCGATGCACCCGTACTACACGATCGGCAACCAGATCGTGGAGGCGTACCGCATCCACAACGACGTCAGCAAGAAGGTCGCGCGCAGGCGCGCCGTCGAACTCCTGGACCGCGTCGGCATTCCCGAGCCCGCCAAGCGCGTCGACAGCTACCCGCACGAGTTCTCCGGCGGTATGCGCCAGCGCGCCATGATCGCGATGTCGCTGGCCAACAACCCGCAGCTGCTCATCGCGGACGAGCCGACCACCGCGCTCGACGTCACCGTGCAGGCGCAGATCCTCGACCTGATCCGGGACCTCCAGCAGGAGTTCGAGTCGGCGGTCGTCCTCATCACCCACGACCTGGGTGTGGTGGCCGAGATCGCCGACCAGGTGCTCGTCATGTACGGCGGCCGGTGCGTGGAGCGCGGGCCGGTGCACGAGGTCTTCGAGGTGCCCCAGCACCCGTACACCTGGGGTCTGCTGGGCTCGATGCCGCGCATCGACCGGCAGCAGACGGACCGGCTCGTGCCGGTCAAGGGCCAGCCGCCGAGCCTCATCAACGTGCCGTCCGGCTGCGCCTTCCACCCGCGCTGCCCGTACGCGGACGTTCCCAAGGGCGGGGTCACCCGCACCGAGCGCCCCGAACTGCGCCTCGCGGACGGCGGACACTACTCCGCCTGCCACCTCTCGCCCGAGGACCGCACGCGGATCTGGACCGAAGAGATTGCGCCGAAGCTGTGA
- a CDS encoding thioesterase family protein, protein MADAVSTQDRAATTVTKTATIGDSEFDRDTAVTRRAGEPGVYDIDLSAGWTIINAVNGGYLLAVLGRALADALPHSDPFTVSAHYLTASAPGPAVIRTDVVRSGRTLSTGQASLFQYAEDGTEVERIRVLASYGDLDALPDDVRTSAQAPAIPPIDQCFGAGDAPEGAPPVPGSSAITDRLALKLDPSTLGWALGAPSGKGEMRAWFGLADGRDADPLSLLLAVDALPPTAFEMGLKGWVPTVELTVHVRCRPAPGPLRVAITTRNLAGGFLEEDAEVWDTQDRLVAQSRQLARVRLG, encoded by the coding sequence ATGGCAGACGCAGTATCCACGCAGGACCGTGCGGCGACGACGGTGACGAAGACGGCGACCATCGGCGACAGCGAGTTCGACCGCGACACCGCCGTCACCCGGCGCGCGGGCGAGCCCGGGGTCTACGACATCGACCTCTCCGCCGGCTGGACGATCATCAACGCCGTCAACGGCGGCTACCTCCTCGCCGTGCTCGGCCGCGCCCTCGCCGACGCCCTTCCGCACTCCGACCCGTTCACGGTCTCCGCGCACTACCTGACGGCGTCCGCGCCGGGCCCCGCCGTGATCCGCACGGACGTGGTCCGCTCCGGCCGCACCCTCTCCACCGGCCAGGCCTCGCTGTTCCAGTACGCCGAGGACGGCACCGAGGTCGAGCGGATCCGCGTCCTCGCCTCGTACGGGGACCTGGACGCGCTCCCCGACGACGTGCGCACCAGCGCGCAGGCCCCGGCCATCCCGCCGATCGACCAGTGCTTCGGCGCGGGCGACGCGCCCGAGGGGGCGCCCCCGGTGCCCGGCAGCAGCGCGATCACCGACCGGCTCGCGCTCAAGCTCGACCCCTCGACGCTCGGCTGGGCGCTCGGCGCCCCGTCCGGCAAGGGCGAGATGCGGGCCTGGTTCGGCCTCGCCGACGGCCGGGACGCGGACCCGTTGTCGCTGCTGCTCGCCGTGGACGCGCTGCCGCCCACGGCGTTCGAGATGGGCCTCAAGGGCTGGGTGCCGACGGTCGAGCTGACCGTCCACGTGCGCTGCCGCCCCGCGCCCGGCCCGCTCCGCGTGGCCATCACGACGCGGAACCTGGCCGGCGGCTTCCTGGAGGAGGACGCCGAGGTCTGGGACACCCAGGACCGTCTCGTCGCCCAGTCCCGCCAGCTGGCCCGCGTCCGGCTCGGCTAG